DNA from Candidatus Thermoplasmatota archaeon:
CACCCTGCATTTACCCTCGAACTCTGGTAGTACTCTTGCGCCTAGTATAACGTTTGCGTAGCAGTCTAGATTCTCAGTGAGTTTCTTTGCCACATCCTGTACATACTTTAGGCTCATATTCGGTCCACCTGTTATGTGTACAAGTGCACCGTTTGCTCCTTTGTAGTCTACATTAAGTAGTGGATGGTTAAGTGCTTCGTGTACAATTGCGTCTACACCGGCATCCTCATCTGCTTCTCCCCAGAGCATCACAGATAGGCCGCCTGAGTTCATTATAGCCTTCATATCCGCGTAGTCAAGGTTTATTAGAGATGGAATTGTTATAGTCTCAGATATACCTTTTACTGTCTCAGCTATGAGCTGGTCCATCACAGAGAAAGCCTGGTTTATTGGTAGGTTTGGAACGAATTCTAATAAACGGTTGTTGTCGAGAACAACAGTGCTGTCTGCAGTTACTCTTAGTTTGTCAAGGCCTTCATCTGCTTTTATAAGTCTTGCCCTCTCAACATTGAAAGGTGTTGAAACCATACCAGTGACAATAGCACCCTGTTTTTTTGCTATTTCAGCAACAACAGGTGCAGAACCAGTACCAGTACCACCACCCATACCTGCGCAGATGAACACAAGGTTTGCTCCTGCTAGTAATTCCTCAAGTTGTGCGCTGGACTCACGGGCGGCGCGCTCTCCTATCTCTGGGAAACCACCAGCGCCTAGTCCCTTAGTCAGATTCTTGCCTATTAACACTTTTTTGTCTGCTTCAACTAAGTCTAAAGCCATTTTGTCTGTGTTTATGGCAATTGTTTCTGCGCCTTTTACACCAAGTTTTTTAAGTCTTGTTATTGTGTTTCCACCAGCTCCTCCACAACCTACTATCATTATACGTGGAGTACCAAACAAACCGTCATCAATCTTTATTTTACTTTCTTCATCAGCCTTATTTTCTATCGCACTTGCGATAAAACTTTCCATATTCATACTTTTTCCGTTGTTTGTGGTCATCCCATCTTCCTCCTATTCTGGTAGTTTGAAGGACGCCATTTTCTGGCGCCCTTCTCGGGGTGCATCCCATCCCCCCTACAGTCTAACTAACCATCATTTCTTTATGTAAGGTTCAATGGATTCAACCGCAAGCTCCAATTCTTGAACCTTTTTGATCTTCTCAGCTTTTTCAATAACTGTTGCTGCATAATTTGTTATGAACTCATTTACTGCACGTCTTATCACTTCAGATCGAGAAGAAAATTCGCCTGCTCTGATAAAAAGATCTATCGAGTGAAGATCATGTTGAGGCAGTCGAATTGTTATACGGTTTTTCTCCATTATCTTCTTCTCCTCACATATACCAAATTGTTGTCATAACATGTATCGTTTGTCTGTCTAACAAATGACAAACGACATCAAACGTCAGACAACGTCATGACATATGTAGTTCGGTTTAAATATTTTTCGCTAATAACAAAACTTAGTCCTTCACAACTTCGCCAAAAGCAACAGTACCAGAAACTTTCTCTATCTTAATCTTAACCGTAGAACCCTTAACTGCACCAGGCACATAAATAACATACCTATCAAAAAAAGCAACACCATCCCCCTTCTTACCAATATCCTTAATCGTCAACTCGTACGTCATACCCTCTTTCAAATCCTCAACAGGCTGCTGCAGAAGCTTCTTCTTAGTAACCTTAGTAACAGGACGAAAAGCACCACAAGCATCACATCTAATCAAAATCATCCTATCCTGCTTAACAAGATGAGTATCAGGTTTATTACACTCAGAACAAATCACATAAAGATCCACATAATCCTTCAACTTATCCTGCAACTGCTTCATCGGTATCTTACCCTGAAATACAGCCCTACTACCATCTATCTCACCAGCTGTACCAACACCACCTAAAAGAAACTTAAAAATAAGCTGAGGATCACGATTAATAGCATCAGATATCTTATCAAAATTTTTTATAACAGTAGTATTGCCCTCATAAAATATCTCTGCCTTAGGCATTTTAAAACGATCTTCGACAACTTTCTTCGCAGACTGATCACTTAGCACCCTATTAAGCAATTTTTTATAATCTATATCAGACATAATTTCTATAGCCTAATATAGTAACTATCTAAAAAGCTTCCGTTGCATGAACTCAAAAGCAAATGAAACTATTGCATTAACCAGTAAAATTTGTTTTTTTTAATATTTAATTATATTTGGTTTTAGCCTCATTCCCATTACAAGAGTTCCTTCTTTCAAGGCTTTTTCAGCTATATCACTTTTTTTCGTGTATATCCTACTTTCTCCTTTTGTCCAATACCAGACGAATTCAGTCATTTTTCCTCCCCACACAACTACCAGTTTTTAGTAGCAGCCTATCTACATTTCCCTTAAATATTTTTTTATATATTTCAGACTTTTTCTGATGTGTTATCTAAACAATAACTTATTAATATGTAATCTTGTTACCTGAAAAAGTTTAAGTTTAAAAACAAATTAAAGGAGAAAAAATAGTATGGTAGAATTCAAAGTTGTTGTAAATGACACAAAAAATGGTAAATCATACCAAATACCTGTTAGTGGACATCATGCTAACTCTTTAATAGGCAAAAAAGTTGGTGATGAGGTAGACGGTATATTTATTTCGCTACCAGGTTATAAATTGCAGATAACAGGTGGCTCTGATAAAGATGGTTTCCCGATGAGAAGTGATCTTCCAGGTGTTGGTCGAAGGCGAATACTGGTGAGTAAAAGCAAGGGTTTCAAACCAACTGAAAAGGGTTTAAGACGTAAAAAATCCATTAGAGGAAACACTATCAGCCAAGACATAGTTCAGATTAATATGAAAGTAATTAAGTATAGCTCAAAACCCATTGATCAAATTATTGGTAGCGGAGAACAGAAACCCGTAGAAACCAAATCTGAAGGAGAGAAAAAAGAGGAGCAGTAGATGAGTTTACCAAAACAACCTGAAGTAAATATTGGTATGATTGGTCATGTTGACCATGGGAAAACTACTCTGACGCAGAGGCTTACTGGTAAGTGGACTGATGAACACTCTGAAGAAATTAAACGAGGTATTTCTATAAAACTTGGTTATGCTGATGCTGCTTTCTATAAATGCCCCAAATGTGATGAGCCTCAGTGTTATTCCACCAAGAGTAAATGCCCTGTTTGTGGTAGTGCTACTGAGTTGTTGCGTGTTGTTTCTTTTGTTGACTCACCAGGTCATGAGACTCTGATGGCTGTTATGCTCTCTGGTGCTGCTATTATGGATGGTGCTGTGCTTGTCATCGCTGCAAATGAGCCTTGTCCTCAACCTCAGACTAGGGAGCATTTAACAGCGCTTGACATAGTTGGTGCTAAAAACATTATAATTGTTCAAAACAAAATAGATTTAGTATCTGAAAAGAATGCTATCAAACATTATGAGCAGATTCTGAAATTTATTGAGGGTACATGCGCAGAGAATGCACCAATTATTCCTGTGAGCGCACACCATGATACTAACATAGATGTTCTTATTCAAGTCATGGAGAAATATATCCCTACTCCGAAGAGGGATAAAAATAAACCACCTTTCATGTATGTCGCTAGAAGTTTTGATATAAATAAACCTGGGACTAGACCAGCTGATTTAAAGGGTGGTGTAATCGGTGGATCATTGGTTCAAGGTGTTTTCAAAAAAGGTGACGAAATAGAGATAGCTCCTGGTAGGAAAATCGAGGTTGAGGGAAAAAAAGTGACTGAGCCTATAATTGCTACAATTGAATCTCTTATGACTGGTGGTAAGTCTGTTGAAGAAGCCTCACCTGGTGGTCTTATAGCTGTTGGAACCGGTCTTGATCCAGATAGAACTAAATCAGATGCATATGTTGGTAAGGTTGTTGGAAAACCTGGTGAGATGCCACCTGTTGTTGAGGATTTTGGTTTATCTATACATCTACTGAAAAGGGTTGTTGGAACTGTTGATGAAAAGGATGTTGATCCTATAAGAACAAATGAACCGTTGATGCTTACAATTGGTACTGCTACCACAGTTGGTATCGTTACTTCTGCTTATGGTGAAAAAGTTAAAGTTAAACTTAAGCTGCCGGTTTGTGCTATGGAAAAACAGAGAACGGCTATAAGCAGAAGGATTGATAGTAGATGGCATCTGATAGGTTATGGGGAGATAGAATACACAAAGTAGTTATTCTTGATAGTAGCGCTATAATGATGCTTTTTGAATTCTCTATAGACTTAGAGAATGAACTCACTCGCCTCTTGGGTTCTCATGCGGTTGTTGTTCCAAAAGCTGTTGTAGATGAACTAGATTTTTTGGCAAAAAAAGAGCAGGCTGGTAAAAAAAAGATGAAAGCAAAAGCAGCTATTAAACTCATTGAAAAATACGAGATTGTTGATGTTAAATCAGAAAATGCAGATGATTCCATTATTGAGTTAGCTAAAGAAACCGATGGTGTTGTCGTTACAAATGATACGGAGCTTAGAAAAAGGTTGAAAGAACTTTCAGTTCCTATTATTTTTTTACGTGCAAAGAAAAAACTTGTTATGGAATAAAAATTCTTATTATCATGAAAGTTTTTATAAATACTTCGTTGTTCTGTTCTCTGTTACGTCGGGGTGGCTCAGCCTGGTTAGAGCGCCTGACTCATAAGCTCAGCTAAAGGGGTTCGTATTTAGCCTTGCGCTAAGATATCAGGAGGCCGCGGGTTCAACTCCCGCCCCCGACATTTTTACTAAATATTTTATTTAAAAGTTATAAACAAATAAAATTTTAAGCTAACAAAACATACCTATTTACATGCCTGATGAAGAAAACATATTGGGACCCCGTTCTCTAGATGAACTGCGTAAAAAAGCACATAGCCTGAACTGTCAATTAACTGAAGAAGACTATACACCTCGTGAGATAGAGATAATAGGCTATTACTTGCATAGAATAGCGGCTAGCTATCTAAGTTATTTTACACACAAGGAATTCGAAAAAACAGAAAAAGAATACAAGGATCTAGCAACCGAATCAATAAAATCTTTTGAACATACCAAATAAATTTATCAAACCTTTTTAAATTTTTAGCATTTAAATAAGATCACTGAATATTACTAATAAAGTAAATCCAATCGCGAAGAATATGTATTCAATGTACATAACTGACCAAGCATGAACATTCTCTAGGGTTTTACTTTCACTTTCTTTAATCATGAGATAAAATACAATAAAGCTTGGTATAAGTAAAAACGTCAATGGCCAAAGATACTCCTCTAAAAAACCCATGTTTATTAGTACCGGGATCGATGCAAATGGGAAAAACATAAATGGTAATGATATAAAAGCTGTTTTTTTAACCCCATAAGTATTTATCATGGTGCGTATTCCAGTTTTTTTATCTGCATCGCTATCAACTATATCCTTGGTCGCCATTCCACCAATTAAAAATAAAGTAGCAATCGTACCAATTATCCAGGGTTCTCTCTGGAAAGGATCCCCGAAAACACTCCATGATGCAAGTATACCAAGTAAACCTCTTGGTACAGCAATCCATATCTGATTAAGAAATATAATTCGTTTTATCCTTGGGGGGAGAGAATAGGTTACTGTAAATATCATTATGAGAAATATGAATATACCAAACCATAGGTTAATTGTTACAGATCTTATCAAAGCAAATAGGTATAATAGGTAGGCGAGACTTGTTGCCTCATCAGGTTTTACAACGCCTCTAGGGATAGGTCGGTATGGTTTCGATATCCTATCAGCTTCTACATCAGTAGCTTGATTCAACGCGTTTGATGCAGCATTCACTAAAACAATAGTAAAACTTGTATAACCAACTGTTATCAACCAATCCTGTAGTAAAGATGGTTTAATTTTCTCTAGGTTATATACAAGACTTGCAACAGCTATAAACATTGATACAACAAGTGGTGCAAATAACGTGAATGCACGAAATAAATCTATATAGCCTCTTATATGTACTGAAAACCATTTGGTTTTGCTATAAGGTTCTTTTATTGTTAGTTTCCCGAATTTATCACGGATCTCACTTGGCTCAATCTTTTTCATCGTCTACTCGTA
Protein-coding regions in this window:
- the ftsZ gene encoding cell division protein FtsZ; amino-acid sequence: MESFIASAIENKADEESKIKIDDGLFGTPRIMIVGCGGAGGNTITRLKKLGVKGAETIAINTDKMALDLVEADKKVLIGKNLTKGLGAGGFPEIGERAARESSAQLEELLAGANLVFICAGMGGGTGTGSAPVVAEIAKKQGAIVTGMVSTPFNVERARLIKADEGLDKLRVTADSTVVLDNNRLLEFVPNLPINQAFSVMDQLIAETVKGISETITIPSLINLDYADMKAIMNSGGLSVMLWGEADEDAGVDAIVHEALNHPLLNVDYKGANGALVHITGGPNMSLKYVQDVAKKLTENLDCYANVILGARVLPEFEGKCRVMAIMTGVQSPNLLGPKSASAMDRMPTRQTVTHPKFGIDFVR
- a CDS encoding ribbon-helix-helix domain-containing protein, encoding MEKNRITIRLPQHDLHSIDLFIRAGEFSSRSEVIRRAVNEFITNYAATVIEKAEKIKKVQELELAVESIEPYIKK
- a CDS encoding translation initiation factor IF-2 subunit beta, translated to MSDIDYKKLLNRVLSDQSAKKVVEDRFKMPKAEIFYEGNTTVIKNFDKISDAINRDPQLIFKFLLGGVGTAGEIDGSRAVFQGKIPMKQLQDKLKDYVDLYVICSECNKPDTHLVKQDRMILIRCDACGAFRPVTKVTKKKLLQQPVEDLKEGMTYELTIKDIGKKGDGVAFFDRYVIYVPGAVKGSTVKIKIEKVSGTVAFGEVVKD
- a CDS encoding 30S ribosomal protein S6e, translated to MVEFKVVVNDTKNGKSYQIPVSGHHANSLIGKKVGDEVDGIFISLPGYKLQITGGSDKDGFPMRSDLPGVGRRRILVSKSKGFKPTEKGLRRKKSIRGNTISQDIVQINMKVIKYSSKPIDQIIGSGEQKPVETKSEGEKKEEQ
- a CDS encoding translation initiation factor IF-2 subunit gamma; this translates as MSLPKQPEVNIGMIGHVDHGKTTLTQRLTGKWTDEHSEEIKRGISIKLGYADAAFYKCPKCDEPQCYSTKSKCPVCGSATELLRVVSFVDSPGHETLMAVMLSGAAIMDGAVLVIAANEPCPQPQTREHLTALDIVGAKNIIIVQNKIDLVSEKNAIKHYEQILKFIEGTCAENAPIIPVSAHHDTNIDVLIQVMEKYIPTPKRDKNKPPFMYVARSFDINKPGTRPADLKGGVIGGSLVQGVFKKGDEIEIAPGRKIEVEGKKVTEPIIATIESLMTGGKSVEEASPGGLIAVGTGLDPDRTKSDAYVGKVVGKPGEMPPVVEDFGLSIHLLKRVVGTVDEKDVDPIRTNEPLMLTIGTATTVGIVTSAYGEKVKVKLKLPVCAMEKQRTAISRRIDSRWHLIGYGEIEYTK
- a CDS encoding DNA-binding protein, giving the protein MASDRLWGDRIHKVVILDSSAIMMLFEFSIDLENELTRLLGSHAVVVPKAVVDELDFLAKKEQAGKKKMKAKAAIKLIEKYEIVDVKSENADDSIIELAKETDGVVVTNDTELRKRLKELSVPIIFLRAKKKLVME
- a CDS encoding UbiA family prenyltransferase — its product is MKKIEPSEIRDKFGKLTIKEPYSKTKWFSVHIRGYIDLFRAFTLFAPLVVSMFIAVASLVYNLEKIKPSLLQDWLITVGYTSFTIVLVNAASNALNQATDVEADRISKPYRPIPRGVVKPDEATSLAYLLYLFALIRSVTINLWFGIFIFLIMIFTVTYSLPPRIKRIIFLNQIWIAVPRGLLGILASWSVFGDPFQREPWIIGTIATLFLIGGMATKDIVDSDADKKTGIRTMINTYGVKKTAFISLPFMFFPFASIPVLINMGFLEEYLWPLTFLLIPSFIVFYLMIKESESKTLENVHAWSVMYIEYIFFAIGFTLLVIFSDLI